One window from the genome of Magnolia sinica isolate HGM2019 chromosome 4, MsV1, whole genome shotgun sequence encodes:
- the LOC131243248 gene encoding lysine histidine transporter-like 8, producing the protein MEDVVEVVSIPVTPRTPRTAAPTPPISAPPSNLHSPSLTRSPLLPPSGPKTPRTPRFITPLASPMRKAIINMRGYLEDMGHLTKLDPQDAWLPITESRNGNAFYSAFHNVTAGIGVQALVLPVAFTFLGWTWGILCLCFAFSWQLYTLWILTQLHESVPGTRYGRYIQLSRAAFGEKLGTWLALFPTMYLSAGTCTALIIIGGGSMKLFFENICGTKCESQPLTTIEWYLVFVCLAVVLAQLPNLNSIAGVSLIGAITAVSYCTLIWVVSISKSRPMGVSYDPIRARSDTARVFGILNAIGIIAFAFRGHNLVLEIQSTMPSTLKHPSHIPMWKGVKFAYLVIGMCLFPIALGGYWAYGNLIPASGILTAMYSFHGKDTSRAVLGLTSLLVVINCLSSFQIYAMPVFDNLESGYTSKHNKPCPWWLRSGFRAFFGAVSFFIATAFPFLSSLAGLIGGIALPVTLAYPCFMWNLIKKPERYSAIWYMNLGLGSLGMVLSVLVVAGGVWSILDTGFKLRFFKPQ; encoded by the exons atggaagatgTTGTGGAAGTTGTTTCAATCCCAGTTACACCAAGAACACCAAGAACGGCAGCACCGACACCACCGATATCTGCTCCACCATCCAACCTCCACTCACCCTCCCTCACTCGATCTCCCCTCCTTCCTCCATCAGGCCCGAAAACCCCACGAACGCCCCGCTTCATTACACCGCTAGCCAGCCCCATGCGTAAAGCGATCATTAACATGCGGGGCTACTTGGAAGACATGGGTCATCTCACGAAGCTCGACCCGCAGGATGCTTGGCTGCCCATCACTGAGTCGAGAAATGGAAATGCCTTCTACTCGGCATTTCACAATGTCACGGCAGGGATTGGAGTTCAGGCGCTCGTGTTGCCCGTCGCCTTCACATTTCTCGGATG GACATGGGGCATTTTGTGCCTGTGTTTTGCCTTCTCTTGGCAGCTTTACACGCTTTGGATACTCACCCAACTTCATGAATCGGTGCCGGGTAcccgttacggccgatacatcCAGCTTTCAAGGGCTGCTTTTG GTGAAAAGCTAGGCACCTGGCTAGCCCTATTTCCTACCATGTATCTATCAGCCGGCACGTGTACGGCCCTTATAATAATCGGTGGTGGTAGCATGAAGCTTTTCTTCGAGAACATATGCGGGACCAAATGCGAATCACAGCCGTTAACAACCATAGAGTGGTATTTGGTCTTTGTGTGCTTAGCAGTAGTGCTGGCCCAGCTGCCCAACTTGAATTCCATTGCTGGGGTCTCACTAATCGGTGCAATCACAGCCGTCAGTTATTGTACGCTGATCTGGGTGGTGTCCATTAGCAAGAGTAGGCCCATGGGCGTATCGTACGACCCGATTAGAGCAAGATCCGATACTGCAAGAGTTTTTGGTATACTAAATGCGATTGGGATCATTGCTTTCGCTTTTAGAGGCCACAATCTAGTGTTGGAGATTCAG TCGACAATGCCTTCTACACTAAAACATCCTTCCCATATACCCATGTGGAAAGGTGTGAAGTTCGCATACCTAGTCATTGGTATGTGCTTGTTTCCCATTGCACTTGGTGGCTACTGGGCCTATGGTAATTTG ATACCGGCAAGTGGGATCTTGACCGCTATGTATTCATTCCATGGAAAGGACACATCACGGGCTGTGCTAGGACTAACAAGCTTGCTCGTCGTAATCAACTGCCTAAGCTCATTCCAAATCTACGCAATGCCTGTGTTCGACAACTTGGAGTCAGGATACACCAGCAAGCACAACAAGCCATGCCCGTGGTGGCTCCGGTCAGGGTTCCGAGCATTCTTCGGTGCAGTGTCCTTCTTCATAGCCACAGCATTCCCCTTCTTATCAAGCCTGGCAGGCCTGATCGGCGGGATCGCGTTGCCCGTCACCCTTGCTTACCCATGTTTCATGTGGAATTTGATCAAGAAACCAGAGAGATATAGTGCCATCTGGTACATGAATTTGGGACTAGGAAGCTTAGGTATGGTTCTAAGTGTACTAGTGGTTGCAGGAGGGGTGTGGAGTATTCTAGACACAGGCTTCAAGCTACGTTTCTTCAAACCCCAGTGA